One segment of Erigeron canadensis isolate Cc75 chromosome 2, C_canadensis_v1, whole genome shotgun sequence DNA contains the following:
- the LOC122587714 gene encoding uncharacterized protein LOC122587714 produces the protein MSQPNSPRGVIDDFNQPMMERTRAVAPTPGSAIVLPNLGDSFSVKGYYLKLIQDNQFNGRANSDPHKHVSKFTRLCKMFKYGGDVTDDDVKLSLFPSSLTGEARAWFDELDEGIITTWNQLREEFVSRFFPPSLARKMLRDIKAFKQDEGESLVVAWKRLREMIRNCHGNGLSKDEIMEIFFYGLTKNSQKDLDLAGGGNFLYKTTNAAYKTMEDMVQASLARDVDDKDRDRKPRRTVASIENSSDNEVIHELKALSNRFSTFEDRLNIMDKDLKVIAHGCNKCGEMHYTEDCEEETTEQVNFVQNQYRGGFQRGLFQRNLGNSNYNANYSRNNFGSFQNRWQRSNGQPEQPKVENEVKEDPIAKLTNMMEKYMDMNDKRHDSLASYTKSLNEKISNLNQKVDEGARNQQATIKELERRIDRWIEQNTRKESSPMPRSILQGSSSSNPSSSQKYQPPIGRNENVNAVFTEGNNSIVISNDSCESSNQVQVIQKQNEDETDKKAILESVQNPPAPLEVFPSAAGNPTSNNQRNW, from the coding sequence ATGTCTCAACCAAACTCGCCTAGAGGTGTAATTGATGATTTCAACCAACCAATGATGGAAAGGACAAGAGCCGTAGCACCGACGCCAGGATCGGCTATAGTCTTACCCAATTTAGGGGATTCGTTTTCAGTCAAAGGATACTACCTTAAGCTAATTCAGGATAACCAGTTCAACGGCCGAGCAAATTCCGACCCTCACAAGCATGTGAGCAAGTTCACTCGTTTATGCAAGATGTTCAAGTATGGAGGAGACGTCACCGATGACGATGTGAAACTTAGCTTATTTCCGTCGTCTCTCACCGGAGAGGCTCGTGCTTGGTTCGATGAGCTCGATGAAGGTATCATCACCACATGGAATCAACTTCGCGAGGAGTTTGTTTCGCGATTCTTTCCCCCGAGTTTAGCTAGGAAAATGCTTCGAGACATCAAAGCTTTCAAGCAAGACGAAGGAGAATCACTAGTTGTTGCATGGAAAAGGCTTAGGGAGATGATCAGAAACTGTCACGGGAATGGACTTAGCAAGGATGAGATCATGGAAATCTTTTTCTATGGTTTAACAAAGAATTCCCAAAAGGATTTAGACCTAGCCGGCGGTGGTAACTTTTTGTACAAGACTACTAATGCCGCGTACAAAACGATGGAGGATATGGTGCAAGCAAGCTTAGCTCGAGACGTGGACGATAAGGATCGAGATAGAAAGCCGAGAAGAACCGTGGCTAGCATCGAGAACAGCTCCGACAATGAGGTAATCCATGAACTTAAAGCTTTATCTAACCGTTTTTCTACTTTTGAAGATAGGTTGAATATTATGGACAAGGACCTCAAGGTGATTGCACACGGGTGCAACAAATGCGGAGAAATGCACTATACCGAAGATTGTGAAGAGGAGACCACCGAGCAAGTCAATTTTGTCCAAAACCAATACCGAGGAGGCTTTCAACGGGGACTATTTCAAAGAAATCTCGGTAATTCTAACTATAATGCAAATTATTCTAGAAATAACTTTGGTTCTTTTCAAAATAGGTGGCAAAGGAGTAATGGTCAACCCGAGCAACCAAAGGTGGAAAATGAAGTCAAGGAGGACCCTATTGCCAAGCTTACAAATATGATGGAGAAGTACATGGACATGAATGACAAAAGGCATGACTCTTTGGCAAGTTACACGAAGTCGCTCAATGAGAAAATAAGCAATCTCAATCAAAAGGTTGACGAAGGAGCAAGGAATCAACAAGCCACGATCAAGGAACTAGAAAGAAGGATAGATAGATGGATTGAGCAGAATACAAGGAAGGAGAGCAGTCCTATGCCAAGGTCGATCTTGCAAGGAAGCTCAAGCTCAAACCCTAGTTCAAGTCAAAAGTACCAACCCCCAATCGGACGGAACGAGAATGTGAACGCCGTGTTCACCGAAGGTAATAACTCTATTGTAATTTCTAATGATTCTTGTGAAAGTTCCAATCAGGTACAGGTCATACAGAAGCAAAATGAAGATGAAACGGACAAAAAGGCAATTCTGGAATCTGTCCAGAACCCACCAGCGCCGTTGGAAGTATtccccagcgccgctggtaacCCTACAAGTAACAACCAGCGCAACTGGTGA